A region from the Lolium perenne isolate Kyuss_39 chromosome 4, Kyuss_2.0, whole genome shotgun sequence genome encodes:
- the LOC127323212 gene encoding uncharacterized protein isoform X1, protein MEAKMEPLELEDNGDHQPSLESSLDSGVIYDDTPICPRIGSEYQAEIPKLSTEGEHRRFIMTSSHESMVLDYDHPGMIGPDISIMWASSKVHNEEILRRQHSSESEARASSQDEDTKLNSISPIQKDTSDHDSADQDPNSVVPVDQMESGSNLAQGENFNSCSTQEGLNFTNKPLTQQGEIKQFTPLPGLSSSLWSGIEAECFLLGLYIFGKNLSLVSRFLGNKTVGNVLLYYYGKFFRGDEYKRWSDCRKARTRRCILGERIFTGSRQQEIISRLKSIILKESHDSLLEIFKSFNNGQTSLEDLVFSIKSIVGTEAFVEAVGIGKGKHDLTGFVQDPSKQNQVLSIHPDMPTGKDCSLLASEDIIKFLTGGFRISKTRSNDLFWEAVWPRLIARGWRSEQPKDVGPTKNCIVFLVPGIKKFSRSKLTKGTHYFDSVSDVLKRVAANPVLLELEVGGTDNGVTAEQNGNSTDINLSQDAPLDGYPELPKFTVIDTTLVQGEEPFRVRELRKLPAHANVRFGPSHYSHNTVSCSSSEEQDEDDQSADDQEVCQRVTDDVNGAEMVSVCNEGKENQVDLLQNMSTAPSFSYPVNGYSSNGSSNKIDLACFFGPKRRTERRKYLSPVSKHRRLSSCSNDQTRRRSFSFSNGDGLVREKIKPLSTSSKPTVVDIGGNIQTKLIATCSMKEKPYKQVTVASNSRTNGRFKEKQNVSNLNKDKSFECKGSAIPKVRSKIRTTKANFAKEGVRISSLVGQVKPETALDDNPSTKVCVASLDNHGHMKTEEALTVLNSDWVPDVSEATGGPTIPQPNLASLVNSRRHGTRNRAPTAKALEAVALGLLGGKRKDEPKSPGTSRPRKRAHKSWVYAPTNCDTDKSSMEVDAQL, encoded by the exons ATGGAGGCTAAG ATGGAGCCACTTGAACTCGAAGACAATGGTGATCACCAACCATCTTTAGAGTCTTCCCTTGATTCAGGTGTGATATATGACGACACACCTATATGTCCACGCATTGGAAGTGAGTACCAGGCAGAAATCCCCAAACTGTCCACAGAGGGTGAGCACCGTCGGTTCATCATGACCAGCTCACATGAAAGCATGGTACTTGATTATGATCACCCTGGTATGATTGGGCCAGATATATCAATTATGTGGGCATCAAGTAAAGTCCATAACGAGGAGATACTACGAAGGCAGCATTCTTCAGAAAGTGAAGCAAGAGCCAGCAGCCAGGACGAGGATACTAAGCTGAACTCAATTTCTCCAATCCAAAAAGATACAAGTGACCATGATTCAGCAGACCAGGATCCAAATTCAGTGGTGCCCGTTGATCAGATGGAATCTGGCAGCAATCTAGCACAGGGTGAGAACTTCAATTCCTGTTCTACTCAAGAAGGTCTCAACTTTACCAATAAGCCATTGACACAGCAAGGGGAAATCAAGCAATTCACTCCACTGCCTGGTTTATCCAGTTCCCTTTGGAGTGGTATTGAGGCAGAATGTTTTCTTCTTGGGCTATACATTTTTGGCAAAAATCTAAGCCTGGTGAGCAGGTTCCTTGGCAATAAGACTGTTGGTAATGTGCTCTTGTACTACTACGGAAAGTTCTTCCGAGGAGATGAGTATAAAAGATGGTCGGACTGCAGAAAAGCAAGAACTAGGAGATGCATTCTTGGAGAGCGCATCTTTACAGGTTCTCGTCAGCAGGAGATTATATCTCGTCTGAAATCTATAATCCTCAAAGAATCTCATGATTCACTACTCGAG ATCTTCAAATCTTTTAACAACGGACAGACATCTTTAGAGGATCTGGTCTTTTCTATAAAATCCATTGTTGGAACAGAAGCTTTTGTGGAGGCTGTTGGAATTGGTAAAGGGAAGCATGATTTGACTGGATTTGTTCAGGACCCATCTAAGCAAAACCAAGTTCTTTCTATTCACCCTGACATGCCTACAGGCAAAGATTGTTCCTTGCTTGCTTCGGAAGATATAATCAAGTTTTTAACAGGTGGTTTCAGAATAAGCAAGACAAGATCAAATGATCTTTTCTGGGAAGCTGTCTGGCCCCGTTTGATTGCAAGAGGGTGGCGTTCAGAGCAGCCCAAAGATGTCGGGCCAACTAAGAATTGCATTGTGTTTCTTGTGCCAGGTATCAAAAAGTTCTCAAGAAGCAAACTCACTAAAGGTACTCATTATTTTGATTCTGTGAGTGATGTCCTTAAACGAGTGGCAGCGAATCCCGTTCTTCTTGAGCTAGAGGTTGGTGGAACGGATAATGGTGTTACTGCAGAGCAAAATGGAAATTCCACAGACATAAATCTGAGCCAAGATGCTCCTTTGGATGGCTACCCAGAGCTTCCAAAATTCACAGTTATCGATACCACCTTGGTCCAGGGGGAAGAGCCATTCAGAGTCAGGGAACTGAGGAAATTACCAGCTCATGCAAATGTTCGTTTTGGCCCTTCACATTATTCTCATAATACTGTGAGTTGCAGTTCCTCGGAGGAGCAAGATGAGGATGATCAATCAGCAGATGACCAGGAAGTTTGTCAACGAGTTACAGATGATGTGAATGGCGCTGAAATGGTTTCGGTCTGCAATGAAGGCAAAGAAAACCAAGTTGATTTATTGCAGAACATGTCCACTGCACCATCCTTTAGTTATCCAGTCAATGGCTATTCTTCTAATGGCAGTAGTAACAAAATTGATTTGGCATGCTTCTTTGGCCCCAAAAGAAGAACTGAAAGGCGCAAGTACTTATCCCCAGTGTCAAAGCACAGAAGATTATCCAGCTGTAGCAATGATCAGACCCGTCGGCGCAGCTTTTCTTTCTCGAATGGAGATGGTTTAGTGAGAGAGAAAATCAAGCCACTGTCGACTTCGTCAAAACCAACTGTTGTCGATATTGGTGGTAATATTCAGACCAAATTAATTGCAACATGTTCCATGAAGGAGAAGCCATATAAGCAGGTAACCGTTGCTTCAAACTCTCGTACCAACGGAAGGTTCAAGGAGAAGCAGAATGTGTCCAATTTAAATAAGGACAAGTCTTTTGAGTGCAAGGGCTCGGCGATTCCTAAAGTTCGTTCAAAGATCAGAACCACTAAGGCAAATTTTGCCAAAGAAGGGGTGCGTATTAGTAGTTTGGTTGGTCAGGTTAAACCGGAGACAGCGCTAGATGATAACCCAAGCACAAAGGTATGTGTCGCTTCATTAGACAACCATGGTCACATGAAGACTGAGGAAGCTCTCACTGTTTTGAACAGCGATTGGGTCCCTGATGTTTCAGAGGCAACAGGAGGACCTACTATCCCACAACCTAATCTGGCTTCACTGGTGAATTCTCGGAGGCACGGAACCAGGAACAGAGCTCCCACAGCAAAAGCTTTGGAAGCGGTTGCCTTGGGGCTCCTTGGAGGAAAGCGCAAGGATGAACCAAAAAGCCCAGGGACAAGCAGGCCTCGCAAGAGAGCTCACAAATCCTGGGTTTATGCGCCTACAAATTGTGACACAGACAAGTCGAGCATGGAGGTTGATGCGCAACTGTGA
- the LOC127323188 gene encoding metal tolerance protein 2 isoform X1 yields the protein MGFRLVHLAGGIARAASSRRAPHLSRAALASPSGAHWLVPVRDHGGHSHPHGQDSGEASEKIFRLGLAADVVLTVGKAVTGYLSGSTAITADAAHSLSDIVLSGVALLSYKAAKAPRDKDHPYGHGKFESLGALGISSMLLITAGGIAWHSFEVLQGVMSSAPDIIANTSHMNHNHGSGGHNHAIDLEHPVLALSMTTLAISIKEGLYWITKRAGEKEGSGLMKANAWHHRADAISSVVALVGVGGSIVGLPYLDPLAGLVVSGMILKAGVQTGYESILELVDAAVDPSLLEPIKETIVKVDGVKGCHRLRGRKAGTSLYLDVHIEVHPFLSVSAAHDIGETVRHYIQKTHNQVAEVFIHIDPSYSMGVNMDKKRILENLERRNSDAIPRQQCAETIVSNIISSHFPKKMSLEHLVLHYLQGRVLLQVQVSMSPEILIRDAMDIAKQAEEEIMKADASISQVSVQLRLGQQIEQLQLAARKSRPNDLQAEKQ from the exons ATGGGCTTCCGCCTCGTCCACCTCGCCGGCGGCATCGCGCGagccgcctcctcccgccgcgcgcCACACCTCTCCCGCGCCGCGCTCGCCTCGCCGAGCGGCGCCCACTGGCTCGTCCCCGTCCGCGACCACGGGGGCCACTCCCACCCCCACGGCCAGGACAGCGGCGAGGCGTCCGAGAAGATCTTCCGGCTGGGCCTCGCCGCCGACGTTGTACTCACCGTAGGGAAAGCTGTCACCGGCTACCTCTCCGGCAGCACGGCCATCACCGCCGATGCCGCCCACTCCCTCTCTGACATT GTGCTGAGCGGGGTGGCTTTGCTGTCGTACAAGGCGGCCAAGGCTCCCAGAGACAAGGATCATCCCTATG GTCATGGAAAGTTCGAGAGTTTAGGAGCTCTTGGAATTTCAAGCATGTTGTTGATTACCGCAGGTGGGATTGCCTGGCATTCTTTTGAAGTTCTTCAG GGAGTTATGTCTTCTGCTCCTGATATAATTGCCAACACATCCCACATGAATCACAACCATGGTAGTGGTGGGCATAATCATGCAATAGATTTGGAACATCCAGTCCTTGCATTGAGTATGACAACATTAGCAATATCCATCAAAGAAGG GCTCTATTGGattacaaaaagagctggcgaGAAAGAAGGGAGTGGGCTGATGAAAGCGAATGCATGGCACCATCGTGCGGATGCTATTTCATCTGTTGTTGCCCTAGTAGGGGTAG GTGGCTCCATTGTTGGATTACCTTATCTTGATCCACTAGCTGGGCTTGTTGTCTCAGGCATGATTCTTAAAGCTGGTGTTCAGACAGGATACGAGAG CATACTAGAGCTTGTTGATGCAGCTGTTGATCCGTCACTTCTAGAACCAATAAAGGAAACAATTGTGAAAGTTGATGGTGTAAAG GGGTGCCATCGGTTGAGGGGAAGGAAAGCTGGGACCTCATTGTATCTTGATGTGCATATTGAG GTACATCCTTTCTTGAGTGTCAGTGCAGCACATGATATCGGGGAAACTGTCCGTCATTATATACAAAAGACACATAATCAAGTTGCTGAGGTTTTCATACATATAG ACCCCTCATATTCAATGGGTGTCAACATGGACAAGAAAAGGATTTTGGAGAACTTGGAGAGAAGAAACTCAGATGCTATTCCACGGCAACAATGTGCAGAAACTATTGTGTCCaatataatttcctctcattttccAAAG AAAATGTCCCTTGAACACCTAGTGCTGCATTACTTGCAAGGGCGCGTGTTGCTTCAGGTCCAAGTTTCAATGTCTCCAGAAATTTTGATTCG GGATGCAATGGACATTGCAAAACAAGCCGAGGAGGAGATCATGAAGGCTGACGCCAGCATAAGTCAAGTCAGCGTACAGCTGAGATTAGGCCAACAAATTGAGCAACTTCAGCTGGCCGCAAGAAAAAGCAGACCGAATGATCTACAAGCAGAAAAACAGTAG
- the LOC127323212 gene encoding uncharacterized protein isoform X2, whose translation MEAKMEPLELEDNGDHQPSLESSLDSGVIYDDTPICPRIGSEYQAEIPKLSTEGEHRRFIMTSSHESMVLDYDHPGMIGPDISIMWASSKVHNEEILRRQHSSESEARASSQDEDTKLNSISPIQKDTSDHDSADQDPNSVVPVDQMESGSNLAQGENFNSCSTQEGLNFTNKPLTQQGEIKQFTPLPGLSSSLWSGIEAECFLLGLYIFGKNLSLVSRFLGNKTVGNVLLYYYGKFFRGDEYKRWSDCRKARTRRCILGERIFTGSRQQEIISRLKSIILKESHDSLLEIFKSFNNGQTSLEDLVFSIKSIVGTEAFVEAVGIGKGKHDLTGFVQDPSKQNQVLSIHPDMPTGKDCSLLASEDIIKFLTGGFRISKTRSNDLFWEAVWPRLIARGWRSEQPKDVGPTKNCIVFLVPGIKKFSRSKLTKGTHYFDSVSDVLKRVAANPVLLELEVGGTDNGVTAEQNGNSTDINLSQDAPLDGYPELPKFTVIDTTLVQGEEPFRVRELRKLPAHANVRFGPSHYSHNTVSCSSSEEQDEDDQSADDQEVCQRVTDDVNGAEMVSVCNEGKENQVDLLQNMSTAPSFSYPVNGYSSNGSSNKIDLACFFGPKRRTERRKYLSPVSKHRRLSSCSNDQTRRRSFSFSNGDGLVREKIKPLSTSSKPTVVDIGGNIQTKLIATCSMKEKPYKQVTVASNSRTNGRFKEKQNVSNLNKDKSFECKGSAIPKVRSKIRTTKANFAKEGVRISSLVGQVKPETALDDNPSTKRQQEDLLSHNLIWLHW comes from the exons ATGGAGGCTAAG ATGGAGCCACTTGAACTCGAAGACAATGGTGATCACCAACCATCTTTAGAGTCTTCCCTTGATTCAGGTGTGATATATGACGACACACCTATATGTCCACGCATTGGAAGTGAGTACCAGGCAGAAATCCCCAAACTGTCCACAGAGGGTGAGCACCGTCGGTTCATCATGACCAGCTCACATGAAAGCATGGTACTTGATTATGATCACCCTGGTATGATTGGGCCAGATATATCAATTATGTGGGCATCAAGTAAAGTCCATAACGAGGAGATACTACGAAGGCAGCATTCTTCAGAAAGTGAAGCAAGAGCCAGCAGCCAGGACGAGGATACTAAGCTGAACTCAATTTCTCCAATCCAAAAAGATACAAGTGACCATGATTCAGCAGACCAGGATCCAAATTCAGTGGTGCCCGTTGATCAGATGGAATCTGGCAGCAATCTAGCACAGGGTGAGAACTTCAATTCCTGTTCTACTCAAGAAGGTCTCAACTTTACCAATAAGCCATTGACACAGCAAGGGGAAATCAAGCAATTCACTCCACTGCCTGGTTTATCCAGTTCCCTTTGGAGTGGTATTGAGGCAGAATGTTTTCTTCTTGGGCTATACATTTTTGGCAAAAATCTAAGCCTGGTGAGCAGGTTCCTTGGCAATAAGACTGTTGGTAATGTGCTCTTGTACTACTACGGAAAGTTCTTCCGAGGAGATGAGTATAAAAGATGGTCGGACTGCAGAAAAGCAAGAACTAGGAGATGCATTCTTGGAGAGCGCATCTTTACAGGTTCTCGTCAGCAGGAGATTATATCTCGTCTGAAATCTATAATCCTCAAAGAATCTCATGATTCACTACTCGAG ATCTTCAAATCTTTTAACAACGGACAGACATCTTTAGAGGATCTGGTCTTTTCTATAAAATCCATTGTTGGAACAGAAGCTTTTGTGGAGGCTGTTGGAATTGGTAAAGGGAAGCATGATTTGACTGGATTTGTTCAGGACCCATCTAAGCAAAACCAAGTTCTTTCTATTCACCCTGACATGCCTACAGGCAAAGATTGTTCCTTGCTTGCTTCGGAAGATATAATCAAGTTTTTAACAGGTGGTTTCAGAATAAGCAAGACAAGATCAAATGATCTTTTCTGGGAAGCTGTCTGGCCCCGTTTGATTGCAAGAGGGTGGCGTTCAGAGCAGCCCAAAGATGTCGGGCCAACTAAGAATTGCATTGTGTTTCTTGTGCCAGGTATCAAAAAGTTCTCAAGAAGCAAACTCACTAAAGGTACTCATTATTTTGATTCTGTGAGTGATGTCCTTAAACGAGTGGCAGCGAATCCCGTTCTTCTTGAGCTAGAGGTTGGTGGAACGGATAATGGTGTTACTGCAGAGCAAAATGGAAATTCCACAGACATAAATCTGAGCCAAGATGCTCCTTTGGATGGCTACCCAGAGCTTCCAAAATTCACAGTTATCGATACCACCTTGGTCCAGGGGGAAGAGCCATTCAGAGTCAGGGAACTGAGGAAATTACCAGCTCATGCAAATGTTCGTTTTGGCCCTTCACATTATTCTCATAATACTGTGAGTTGCAGTTCCTCGGAGGAGCAAGATGAGGATGATCAATCAGCAGATGACCAGGAAGTTTGTCAACGAGTTACAGATGATGTGAATGGCGCTGAAATGGTTTCGGTCTGCAATGAAGGCAAAGAAAACCAAGTTGATTTATTGCAGAACATGTCCACTGCACCATCCTTTAGTTATCCAGTCAATGGCTATTCTTCTAATGGCAGTAGTAACAAAATTGATTTGGCATGCTTCTTTGGCCCCAAAAGAAGAACTGAAAGGCGCAAGTACTTATCCCCAGTGTCAAAGCACAGAAGATTATCCAGCTGTAGCAATGATCAGACCCGTCGGCGCAGCTTTTCTTTCTCGAATGGAGATGGTTTAGTGAGAGAGAAAATCAAGCCACTGTCGACTTCGTCAAAACCAACTGTTGTCGATATTGGTGGTAATATTCAGACCAAATTAATTGCAACATGTTCCATGAAGGAGAAGCCATATAAGCAGGTAACCGTTGCTTCAAACTCTCGTACCAACGGAAGGTTCAAGGAGAAGCAGAATGTGTCCAATTTAAATAAGGACAAGTCTTTTGAGTGCAAGGGCTCGGCGATTCCTAAAGTTCGTTCAAAGATCAGAACCACTAAGGCAAATTTTGCCAAAGAAGGGGTGCGTATTAGTAGTTTGGTTGGTCAGGTTAAACCGGAGACAGCGCTAGATGATAACCCAAGCACAAAG AGGCAACAGGAGGACCTACTATCCCACAACCTAATCTGGCTTCACTGGTGA
- the LOC127323188 gene encoding metal tolerance protein 2 isoform X2, whose amino-acid sequence MSSAPDIIANTSHMNHNHGSGGHNHAIDLEHPVLALSMTTLAISIKEGLYWITKRAGEKEGSGLMKANAWHHRADAISSVVALVGVGGSIVGLPYLDPLAGLVVSGMILKAGVQTGYESILELVDAAVDPSLLEPIKETIVKVDGVKGCHRLRGRKAGTSLYLDVHIEVHPFLSVSAAHDIGETVRHYIQKTHNQVAEVFIHIDPSYSMGVNMDKKRILENLERRNSDAIPRQQCAETIVSNIISSHFPKKMSLEHLVLHYLQGRVLLQVQVSMSPEILIRDAMDIAKQAEEEIMKADASISQVSVQLRLGQQIEQLQLAARKSRPNDLQAEKQ is encoded by the exons ATGTCTTCTGCTCCTGATATAATTGCCAACACATCCCACATGAATCACAACCATGGTAGTGGTGGGCATAATCATGCAATAGATTTGGAACATCCAGTCCTTGCATTGAGTATGACAACATTAGCAATATCCATCAAAGAAGG GCTCTATTGGattacaaaaagagctggcgaGAAAGAAGGGAGTGGGCTGATGAAAGCGAATGCATGGCACCATCGTGCGGATGCTATTTCATCTGTTGTTGCCCTAGTAGGGGTAG GTGGCTCCATTGTTGGATTACCTTATCTTGATCCACTAGCTGGGCTTGTTGTCTCAGGCATGATTCTTAAAGCTGGTGTTCAGACAGGATACGAGAG CATACTAGAGCTTGTTGATGCAGCTGTTGATCCGTCACTTCTAGAACCAATAAAGGAAACAATTGTGAAAGTTGATGGTGTAAAG GGGTGCCATCGGTTGAGGGGAAGGAAAGCTGGGACCTCATTGTATCTTGATGTGCATATTGAG GTACATCCTTTCTTGAGTGTCAGTGCAGCACATGATATCGGGGAAACTGTCCGTCATTATATACAAAAGACACATAATCAAGTTGCTGAGGTTTTCATACATATAG ACCCCTCATATTCAATGGGTGTCAACATGGACAAGAAAAGGATTTTGGAGAACTTGGAGAGAAGAAACTCAGATGCTATTCCACGGCAACAATGTGCAGAAACTATTGTGTCCaatataatttcctctcattttccAAAG AAAATGTCCCTTGAACACCTAGTGCTGCATTACTTGCAAGGGCGCGTGTTGCTTCAGGTCCAAGTTTCAATGTCTCCAGAAATTTTGATTCG GGATGCAATGGACATTGCAAAACAAGCCGAGGAGGAGATCATGAAGGCTGACGCCAGCATAAGTCAAGTCAGCGTACAGCTGAGATTAGGCCAACAAATTGAGCAACTTCAGCTGGCCGCAAGAAAAAGCAGACCGAATGATCTACAAGCAGAAAAACAGTAG